The following are encoded together in the Oncorhynchus gorbuscha isolate QuinsamMale2020 ecotype Even-year linkage group LG03, OgorEven_v1.0, whole genome shotgun sequence genome:
- the LOC124028113 gene encoding caspase recruitment domain-containing protein 19-like translates to MGDSFHDQLLEDSRFLRADRRLDTELVDKVILQLNRIYPQILTDKEATKFRDLDVPTCVRLAELLAHLHGKGEEACREFYRALHLHVEEVYFSLPTRLRLRDSIDLFTTAASPTQQRYVLNDRGHMFFLSCFSVAVGVALLHYYGEAKVTRGSRALGMAALGLGRRAREVLIWYTEDPIRK, encoded by the exons ATGGGAG ACAGCTTCCATGACCAGCTGCTGGAGGACAGTCGGTTCCTTAGGGCAGACCGTCGTCTGGACACAGAACTAGTGGATAAGGTCATCCTGCAGCTCAACAGGATCTACCCGCAGATCCTCACAGACAAGGAGGCCACCAAA TTTAGGGACCTTGATGTGCCCACCTGCGTCCGACTGGCAGAGCTCCTGGCTCACCTGCATGGGAAAGGTGAAGAGGCCTGCCGGGAGTTCTACCGGGCACTTCACCTGCATGTGGAAGAGGTGTACTTCAGCCTACCCACACGTCTCCGCCTCAGAG ATTCTATAGACCTGTTCACGACTGCAGCCTCACCCACTCAGCAGAGATATGTGCTAAACGACAGAG gtcatATGTTCTTCCTGAGTTGTTTCAGTGTTGCAGTTGGGGTGGCTCTACTACATTACTATGGCG AGGCCAAAGTAACAAGGGGCAGCAGGGCTCTTGGCATGGCTGCTCTTGGATTGGGTCGACGAGCCCGAGAGGTTCTCATATGGTACACTGAAGACCCCATCAGGAAGTAG